The Nothobranchius furzeri strain GRZ-AD chromosome 6, NfurGRZ-RIMD1, whole genome shotgun sequence genome includes a region encoding these proteins:
- the LOC107397047 gene encoding T-box-containing protein TBX6L isoform X2, with protein sequence MKQQDFQLNGSTPPSPSAAHSFQHGSIRITLENSELWKSFHKIGTEMIITKHGRRMFPHCSIRLSGLQPSVSYVIMVDVIPVDSFKYKWKKKQWEVAGNSEPQPPCRTYIHPDSPAVGSHWMRQSLIFQKMKLTNNTLDQHGHIILHSMHRYLPRFHVILADSPYTVRWSPFQTFTFPETVFTAVTAYQNPKITKLKIDHNPFAKGFRRGGPRSQHERPSSKTPVKRLTKVRKTLCSSSPDLQRMPSTSQAEAKQTSVPQTLKGGHHAAWVQELDSSESLHTELLELQECDFSCEEQMVPSSTACQPNRFPLPSGIKDPADPLFHAPPPPLGQQQGYHGNAADWSQYPLFSYSCW encoded by the exons atgaaacagcaag ACTTCCAGCTGAATGGAAGCACGCCCCCGTCCCCATCTGCAGCTCACTCGTTCCAGCATGGCTCCATCAGGATAACTCTGGAAAACTCCGAGCTCTGGAAGTCTTTTCACAAAATTGGAACAGAAATGATCATAACAAAGCATGGAAG GAGAATGTTCCCACACTGCAGCATCAGACTATCTGGGCTCCAGCCGTCTGTGAGTTATGTCATCATGGTGGACGTCATTCCTGTGGACAGCTTCAAATACAAG TGGAAGAAGAAGCAGTGGGAGGTTGCAGGAAACTCAGAGCCCCAGCCCCCGTGTCGGACATACATACACCCCGACTCCCCCGCTGTTGGGAGCCACTGGATGAGGCAGTCTTTGATTTTCCAAAAGATGAAGCTCACAAACAACACGCTGGATCAGCATGGCCAC ATCATCCTTCACTCCATGCATCGCTACCTGCCACGGTTTCATGTGATTCTTGCAGACAGTCCATACACCGTACGCTGGAGCCCTTTTCAGACCTTCACCTTCCCAGAAACGGTTTTCACTGCAGTCACTGCTTACCAGAACCCAAAG ATTACCAAGCTAAAGATTGATCATAATCCATTTGCTAAGGGATTTAGAAGGGGAGGCCCCCGTTCCCAACATGAAAG GCCTTCAAGCAAAACTCCTGTTAAAAGACTGACAAAAGTCAGGAAAACTTTGTGCAGCAGCTCTCCAG ACCTGCAGAGGATGCCCTCCACCTCTCAGGCAGAGGCGAAGCAGACCTCTGTACCACAGACACTGAAAGGGGGTCACCATGCAGCATGGGTCCAGGAGCTGGACTCATCTGAGAGTCTACACACCGAGCTCCTGGAGCTGCAGGAGTGTGACTTCAGCTGTGAGGAACAGATGGTTCCCTCATCAACGGCATGCCAACCAAACAG ATTCCCGTTACCTTCTGGCATTAAAGATCCAGCTGACCCCCTCTTCCATGCTCCGCCTCCCCCACTCGGCCAGCAGCAGGGCTACCACGGCAACGCAGCAGACTGGAGCCAGTACCCTCTTTTCTCTTACTCCTGctggtga
- the LOC107397047 gene encoding T-box-containing protein TBX6L isoform X1: protein MPNISDFQLNGSTPPSPSAAHSFQHGSIRITLENSELWKSFHKIGTEMIITKHGRRMFPHCSIRLSGLQPSVSYVIMVDVIPVDSFKYKWKKKQWEVAGNSEPQPPCRTYIHPDSPAVGSHWMRQSLIFQKMKLTNNTLDQHGHIILHSMHRYLPRFHVILADSPYTVRWSPFQTFTFPETVFTAVTAYQNPKITKLKIDHNPFAKGFRRGGPRSQHERPSSKTPVKRLTKVRKTLCSSSPDLQRMPSTSQAEAKQTSVPQTLKGGHHAAWVQELDSSESLHTELLELQECDFSCEEQMVPSSTACQPNRFPLPSGIKDPADPLFHAPPPPLGQQQGYHGNAADWSQYPLFSYSCW from the exons ATGCCCAACATCTCAG ACTTCCAGCTGAATGGAAGCACGCCCCCGTCCCCATCTGCAGCTCACTCGTTCCAGCATGGCTCCATCAGGATAACTCTGGAAAACTCCGAGCTCTGGAAGTCTTTTCACAAAATTGGAACAGAAATGATCATAACAAAGCATGGAAG GAGAATGTTCCCACACTGCAGCATCAGACTATCTGGGCTCCAGCCGTCTGTGAGTTATGTCATCATGGTGGACGTCATTCCTGTGGACAGCTTCAAATACAAG TGGAAGAAGAAGCAGTGGGAGGTTGCAGGAAACTCAGAGCCCCAGCCCCCGTGTCGGACATACATACACCCCGACTCCCCCGCTGTTGGGAGCCACTGGATGAGGCAGTCTTTGATTTTCCAAAAGATGAAGCTCACAAACAACACGCTGGATCAGCATGGCCAC ATCATCCTTCACTCCATGCATCGCTACCTGCCACGGTTTCATGTGATTCTTGCAGACAGTCCATACACCGTACGCTGGAGCCCTTTTCAGACCTTCACCTTCCCAGAAACGGTTTTCACTGCAGTCACTGCTTACCAGAACCCAAAG ATTACCAAGCTAAAGATTGATCATAATCCATTTGCTAAGGGATTTAGAAGGGGAGGCCCCCGTTCCCAACATGAAAG GCCTTCAAGCAAAACTCCTGTTAAAAGACTGACAAAAGTCAGGAAAACTTTGTGCAGCAGCTCTCCAG ACCTGCAGAGGATGCCCTCCACCTCTCAGGCAGAGGCGAAGCAGACCTCTGTACCACAGACACTGAAAGGGGGTCACCATGCAGCATGGGTCCAGGAGCTGGACTCATCTGAGAGTCTACACACCGAGCTCCTGGAGCTGCAGGAGTGTGACTTCAGCTGTGAGGAACAGATGGTTCCCTCATCAACGGCATGCCAACCAAACAG ATTCCCGTTACCTTCTGGCATTAAAGATCCAGCTGACCCCCTCTTCCATGCTCCGCCTCCCCCACTCGGCCAGCAGCAGGGCTACCACGGCAACGCAGCAGACTGGAGCCAGTACCCTCTTTTCTCTTACTCCTGctggtga
- the crkl gene encoding crk-like protein, producing MSTARFESSDRSAWYFGPVSRQEAQNRLQGQRHGMFLVRDSSTCPGDYVLSVSENSKVSHYIINSLPSKRFKIGDQEFEHLPALLEFYKIHYLDTTTLIEPAPRYQSTISSPIQPMIGLEENLEYVRTLYDFTGSDAEDLPFKKGELLIILEKPEEQWWSAKNRDGRVGMIPVPYVEKLVRPPHPGQPTHGSRNSNSYGIPEPSHTLVNAYAQPQTSSPLPPGTPGAVINPLPSMPNGPVVAKAIQKRVPCAYDKTALALEVGDIVNVTRMNISGQWEGEVNGRRGLFPFTHVKIIDPLNPDESD from the exons ATGTCAACTGCTCGGTTTGAGTCATCCGACCGCTCGGCCTGGTATTTTGGACCCGTGTCACGACAGGAAGCACAGAACAGGTTACAGGGACAGAGGCATGGCATGTTTCTAGTTCGAGATTCCTCCACCTGCCCAGGCGACTATGTGCTGTCAGTGTCGGAGAACTCCAAGGTTTCTCACTATATAATCAATTCTTTGCCCAGCAAGAGGTTTAAGATAGGCGACCAAGAGTTTGAACACCTCCCAGCTCTCCTGGAGTTCTACAAAATCCACTACCTGGACACGACTACGCTAATAGAACCTGCTCCCAG GTATCAAAGTACCATCAGCAGTCCCATTCAGCCTATGATTGGCttagaggagaacctggagtatgTGCGGACACTATACGACTTCACTGGGAGCGACGCGGAGGACCTTCCATTCAAAAAGGGTGAGCTCCTCATCATCCTGGAGAAGCCTGAGGAACAGTGGTGGAGTGCCAAAAATAGAGACGGACGTGTCGGTATGATCCCTGTGCCCTACGTTGAGAAATTGGTACGACCACCCCACCCTGGCCAGCCCACACACGGATCTCGCAACTCCAACAGTTACGGGATACCTGAGCCCTCTCACACCCTTGTTAACGCCTACGCCCAACCTCAGACGTCATCCCCGCTGCCTCCCGGCACACCCGGAGCAGTCATCAATCCACTTCCCTCCATGCCGAATGGTCCTGTTGTGGCAAAGGCTATCCAGAAACGAGTGCCATGTGCCTATGACAAAACAGCTCTTGCTCTAGAG GTCGGGGATATTGTTAATGTGACACGAATGAACATCAGCGGCCAGTGGGAAGGCGAAGTGAATGGACGAAGGGGTCTCTTCCCTTTCACCCATGTCAAAATTATAGATCCCCTGAATCCTGATGAGAGTGACTGA